A DNA window from Jaculus jaculus isolate mJacJac1 chromosome 1, mJacJac1.mat.Y.cur, whole genome shotgun sequence contains the following coding sequences:
- the Utf1 gene encoding undifferentiated embryonic cell transcription factor 1, giving the protein MLLRPRRPPSLAPPAMPSRTDFDVEMRPDEEDAPRTHSEVPTTPGALTEPGSPKSPVSPGSAQRTPWSARETELLLDTLLQPTVWRSLLLDRRQALPTYRRVSAALARQQVLRTPAQCRRRYKFLKDKLRDSQGQPSGPYDAQIRELMGLLGDKGHRRVRRRPSGPGRPQRGRRSTITAVVPAADESGRAPRQDAGDPDPASALRYSASTLKSVDDSRCASRSPPAPTALFALAPEPRHVPASPRPPTPDPAPEDPDVPPRLPEDRASPPAAVPSLNAALLQTLTHLGDIVTVLGPLSDQLSTLNQHVDHLRGSFDQTVSLAVGFILGSAAAERGVLGDPPQ; this is encoded by the exons ATGCTGCTCAGGCCCCGGCGGCCTCCATCGCTTGCACCCCCAGCGATGCCCTCCCGGACAGATTTCGACGTAGAGATGCGACCGGACGAAGAAGACGCCCCGAGGACCCACTCCGAGGTCCCCACCACGCCGGGCGCGCTGACTGAGCCGGGGTCACCCAAGTCTCCCGTGTCCCCGGGCTCCGCACAGCGCACGCCCTGGAGTGCCCGGGAGACGGAGCTCCTGCTGGATACGCTGCTGCAGCCGACTGTGTGGCGCTCGCTCCTGCTGGACCGGCGGCAGGCATTGCCCACCTACCGCCGCGTGTCGGCCGCGCTGGCCCGCCAGCAGGTGTTGCGCACGCCGGCCCAGTGCCGCCGCCGCTACAAGTTCCTGAAGGACAAGCTCCGCGATTCCCAGGGTCAGCCGTCCGGGCCCTACGACGCCCAGATTCGCGAGCTCATGGGGCTGCTGGGCGACAAAGGGCACAGGCGGGTGCGCCGCCGCCCCTCCGGGCCTGGGCGCCCCCAGCGCGGCCGCCGCTCGACCATCACGGCCGTAGTGCCTGCTGCCGACGAGTCCG GACGCGCGCCGCGCCAGGACGCCGGAGACCCCGACCCGGCCAGCGCGCTAAGATACAGTGCGTCCACTCTGAAGTCGGTAGACGACTCCCGTTGCGCTTCGCGCTCCCCGCCTGCCCCGACGGCCCTCTTCGCCTTGGCCCCAGAGCCCCGCCATGTCCCTGCATCCCCGCGGCCACCCACCCCGGACCCCGCCCCTGAGGATCCTGATGTGCCACCGCGCCTTCCGGAAGACCGCGCGTCCCCGCCAGCCGCGGTGCCGTCGCTGAACGCCGCCTTGCTGCAGACCCTGACGCACTTGGGTGACATCGTGACCGTCCTGGGCCCGCTGAGCGACCAGCTGTCGACCCTGAACCAACACGTGGACCACCTGCGCGGCTCTTTCGACCAGACCGTATCCCTGGCTGTGGGCTTCATTCTGGGTAGTGCGGCCGCCGAGCGTGGCGTCCTGGGGGACCCTCCCCAGTGA